In the Microplitis mediator isolate UGA2020A chromosome 5, iyMicMedi2.1, whole genome shotgun sequence genome, tttccactcccagggtgtttccaggctgtttccagggtgattcaaaaccgtcAGGGAAGCAATATTTGAATAACGCtaatactatatatttttctagtgTTGATCGGTGTTCAATGTAGACTCAATAGATGAGAATATTAtcatataatgataataattaattggtaAACTCAAGGTTACTCCAATCAATTTAAGTGTTAAATACTCTTCATTCCGCCTtttatacacggagagaaatttatggtaaccgttcctagtaagtttatgaaatatcatcccataccgttatggtaatgattacttggaattatgagaaataggcccatactttctgggaaaagttcccatGAGTATAGGAATAATTTCCataattatggtaacagttcccatatcgcatgtgaaataattatggtaatggttatcatattatggtaaccgttaccataatattataataatcattaccgaatattatggtaacgataACTATAATcttatggtaacggttaccatattaatggtaatggttaccatatttatggttatggttaccatatttatgataacggttactataatattataggaataataactataatataCATGGGTGACGTTCCTATaatcaacatttcaaaaaaaccggttaccgtgcattatgggaaccatttccataatatattgtaatctttaccataaatttctcttcgTGTGCTGCGCAAACTTACtgaaaattacgaaaaaacgTGTGCTACTTACCGAAACTGGAGATTTTGTGGAGTTACGCCTGGCAATAGAGAGCTCGCCAGGCCTGGAATGTTTCTTCGAAGGTCGCCGATCAGGGTGGTAGATTTTCCGGATCCAGTCCGACCGAACGCAAAGATGACTGGCGTTATCACGGAAGAACTCGATACTTTGTTAGCGTTGAttgttttcaataaatagTCAACGGTGCTGTTATAATCTTCTGTAAATGCAGCTACCGTGACATTAAGATTCGCCAGAATCAGGTTGTTTCCATTGATCGTCAAATCGGCCGAAACATCAGCAGCCGATTCGCTTTTCCATCCTTGGACTATCACATTCATCTTGTAACtattatatacaaaatttagaatttataaatatatatataaacgtaAGCAAtagatgaaaatataaatctatagatacaaatatatacttatatatatatatatatatatatatatatatatatatatatatatatatatatatatatatatatatgttagggttctccgaaaaaaaaaaatattttttttctatcagcTGTGGTAAAAAAAGTTCCCATACATCGAAAAAAGAAATCCTGTCAAAATGACgatttttatttcagtttTAAAAGGCGGTGCTCATTGCTTGAACTTTCGCATACTACCCAAGTAACACATGCTTGAGCAAGATATTAGTGCCAGTTCTTTAAGCACAACCCCTCGTCACTAATGTCTTTTTTACGTATGGGTCATGTGCAAGAACATGTAGCAAGATGTCGTCATCATGACTTGTGCATGACTTGCTCAAGGCATTGTACacaaaaatattgaagatatCTTGGATATCGTGCAGTTGACGACAGAGTAGACCTTACACTACGAGAAAATACTACAGTACTGATGCATcaaaatctataaaatattttagaacgCCCTAGAACACAAAATGTTGAATAACCTGAATACTCATCAGCGACCTGGTAAGTTTAAATGGTTTAGGAAGCCCAATGGATCAGTACGATAGACTCTGACCACAAAGTAGACCTTACACTACGAGAAAATACTACAGTACTGATGCATTGTAATCcatacaatattttaaaacgctCTGGAACACAAAATGACGAAAAACCTAAATACTCGTCAGTGACCTGgtaattttaaatggtttaGGAAGCCCAATTGATCAGTACGATGAACTCTGACGACAAcgtagaccctagactatgagaaaatactacagTACTGATGcatttaaatctataaaatatttcaaaacgccctggaacacaaaatgaCGAAAAACCTGAATACTCATCATTGACCTGGTAAGTTTAAATGGTTTAGGAGGTCTAATGGATCAGTACGATCtctatccaaaaattcccatagaatccactcaactgcgacaaaaaccgcataaaATCCCATAAActgtattggtttctatgcggtttttgtcgcagttgagtggattctatagaaatttttagattGGTATGAACTCTGACGACAAAGacgaccctagactatgagaaaatactacagTACTGATGCATTgtagtatataaaatatctcaaaacccctggaacacaaaattacggaacaACTAAATACTCCGCAGTGACCTcgcaattttaaatcattaaacAGGCACAATGGATCAGTACGATGGATTCTGACGACAAAGTAGACCCTAgtctatgagaaaatactacagTACTGATGCTTTAtaatctataaaatatttcaaaacgtcctggaacacaaaattacaaaaaacctGAATATTTCGCAGTGACCTcgtcattataaataattgagaaAGCCCGATGGATCAGTACGATGGAATTGGACGACAATGTAAACCCTAGACTACGAGAAAACTACTACACTACTGTTGCATTATGATCTACAACTACTGATTTATTGTTCTTTGGATGATATTTCGATACGTTCAGGAACACAATAATGAAGAGAAACTGCACACTTAAGACtgattttttgactttttttggttcagGAGGCCTAACGATTGTATGACGACttgttacaaaaaattagCCCTTAGACTGGGAGCAATTACTGCGGTACTGATGTATTATTTTCTCgatgattttttcaaacattgaaCACAATATTAAGGAGAAACTGCACACTTCGGAGGGTAGTGGTGTCTCTTTTCTGGTCTCTGCTTAAACatctgaattaaatacaaaattttaggtcCCCTCAATCCTGTAATATTTTGCTTAATCCGGTAAgacataattttaaagaatGCAATGATTAGTCTtgaaataaatagaataaatccgcttcaaaatttttgaatcggtTTCAATTTGgagtcagaaccagaaatCTGAGGATTTTTTCCGCATCAAACAGaatcgaattatttaaattcgttttaattggGATAAATCTGGTTTTTCTGctgaattagacagaattcttTTTCAAATTACGTACCGAATTAATAGAATCTATCTGAATTATATCGAATTGATAATCCAATTCTTTTTTGTTCGATCAAACTCAGTTGTTTAATTCAGGTGTTGCCAAATTTCTCGAAAGCCTGGAAATGTCTGAGAATCGGAAACATACCGGAAAAGTCAGGGACTTCTGTCAGAAAGCTGGAATAATTTCTACTTCCTTTCTGTTGACTGAAAAAATTcggctcattttttttttagtcacaactgttcataaagtaacgCTGTGCGAATGCGATTGTTATAAcatatcttaaaaaaattcacgagAAATTGATTCCAATGGCGAGAAAATGAAgcagttagaattaaaaaggcaTTTAGTAAAACAAAGTCTTAGTAGAACACAATCGTCAGTATCTTTAAGCTATTAACATGCATattgacaaattaaaaaaccagaaaCATTAAATGTTTACATAAGTATAGAACTAATAAGTTCACTATATTCATTATTGGCATACTTTATTAATATACTATATAATGTTCTCCGTTCAGAAATTAATTCgagtgaaaatgaaaaatttatccgCATGTTATtacccagatagcaaaatgacgtcttgatgaaTTCTGAATGaattcctatttatgatttggatgtctcatcaacatcttaatgaagtctttaagaagttctcaagatctcgaatgagccacctagcgaacttagtaagacgtctttaaaaagagttctcaaagaggttttttttctgacttcgcaaataagacttcagtatGAATTTACCATGACGTCTCTAAGAAGCTCCTTATTCTGACTTCAtaaagaagtttaaaaaagaatacatttagtcgtcacaaaactgacgtcttatttatggagtcttcaagaattctcaattaagagttcttaaaaatgacacctttaagGGGATACGGtaccggacctctttctcacactcagaaaaataaacgggactgtctttgttgcactcgtagagtaaatgagaattttaaaacaatttttctcggaaacgaattagaattttttaaaatacgaaatttctagctCTTTGTTAAGGCTTTAAAAAACGCTCAAGACtctctattttaggtttctaatgtttgtccgtaaattaaattgaattgaaaatcggttaccgttaccccttaagacgtcattataagacttcttgaggACGTCGTAACGCAGTTATTCCGACTTGAATGCTGTCTATATATAGACcaagttatataaaaacatggatttgaaatcaaaaataaaaaactattcatttaatgcataaaataaaaaaaacaatcaacattgtcaaataatgaaataagtTTCATTTAACGACAGTGATTGATTATTGATTAAACTGACTtataccatttttttttagattgaataaattcttttaatgattttatattaTCACATGTTATCAGggagtttttgaattatttgactGGAATACATGGAAAAGTTgggaattttaatttcaaaaatatgtggCCACCATGTCTACCCTCTATAGTGTATCAGGCATTAACCCTTCAGCACTTTCGTGTTTTTTAGTGTCTTGCTCGCACTACAGCGACATCCTATTATTTGAATAGTGTCCTATGAGCAAAATGCTCATAACGGTAGTGCTGACAGATTAATTGCTACATCTTTACATCACTTTCATGCTGGCGGTTCCCTATGTAATGCCTTCCATAAACAGAGGATACAAATATCTTCTATCTCTTTTCAATGTCTCCTACTCTACACATAAAGAGTGGGAAGAtcgttaaaaaacaaaatgtcgGGTATTGTACTAAAGCTACTAAAGCTCTCGAGTCCGGCCAAAATACGTATTCAACAAAACTTAAAAGAAAGAATGCGACATAAATTGGTAAGTATCTGAAATTATAGTATGTAAATGTCTGTATCTATTGAACCATAGAATTCAGTTCGTTGATTGAAATTTCGACAGTTACAGATTTCTGATGCAGTGAGATAGAGAACAAACTAACGGacatgaataaaatatttattccacGTCTATCggtatcaaaaaatttccagtatattattttcattcaatataTTCTATCCGAATAAAAGTAAGTGTCCCAATATTTGAACAGTGATTAATTTCGAATGACGTTATGCAAAAATCTGAGTGTGAATGGAGCTGACAattagcaatttaaaaaaattttaaatatgtaaataaaattattgaaataaaactaatttttaatatatcacGTTTTTAAAACGGACTCAGGAGTAGGAAATAATTACTCTTAACCTCATCAAGAGTTAAAACCCCATACAGATTCTAAACTCTTTACAAATAGTCATGAAATTTTGTGACtgaattttcaatttgaaaatatagtAGTTCAGGTGAAAAATTCGTCCTCCAACTACCACTAGTTAGCAAAAACTGATATGTTCGAcggtatttattataaatttttttaattttcaattgaaaagtataattttttttttttttaattttccgttATAACTTTtagtagttttattttatttttaatttgtttcttgattctttaattataattaataaaagacaaAATTACCTTAATTGATTAAATCACATTTACAAAGAAGTCCACAAGAGCAGAAGTGAATAATAACACTTGTTGATTCTATGTTGATCCtattaaacagaaaaaaaaatttttattaagttaCAAGCTCAAGTTTATCTGTAttcttttgattttatttaaaaaataataaaaaaaaatagttgggtattattaatttttaattactaataattattaggtaattattgtaatcaactattaaatattcaacttATCTAACCAATAAATTGCTGCGATtcgattttataaatactgtcattacaataaaaaatatattaaatatatatattaatcaatagaatacagataatttttttgttattaaaattcgtaattaataataaaaaaaataatttaccagtaatttaatttaaataaaataatttaaagttttattcgCGTGGTTTTTGCACTCTTATAGCAAAATGATATGACCGAATTATTGTTTGCTGTCAAGTTCGTTGATGACACCTGCCAGTTGTCAGTAAGAAAGGTAtctcgatttttcaatttttttaaaataaatatccataaaaatggttatttttaattctaaaaatatgcgTCATTGTATTAAATATTGCATACTTATTAACAGCAGCTCCTAAATTATTAGTATATAATAAGCGtatatttgttcaaaataaacttataatttataagtattacttaaaaaaaatactaattaaatatacttgatcataaatatcatcccatacgttacttatttactataaattaattttatctgtATTTATTAAACTGGTCTCTCGATAAATTGTTCAAATTTCGCGCCCATGAAGCCGCCATTTTTTCTCGAATAGCGGGAACAGGAGAAAGTGTCCGTTTAAAAACAAAGTCAGATGACtaattacaatattaaaaaatcaaacaacaagttgctgaaaaaaaaatatatataggtgGCGGTATAGTcgataattcaaaattccaGTGATCACATGTCCATTGAATTTAACGGTCACACAACAAAACCAAAGCGTCACTTGTAATTTATAGAATGACACAAAAGTTTTAAAGTCTAGGACGTTttatttgtttgaaatttatttattaattaataataataataattagtggcttggtgttgaattaaaaataacagtaaTGGCAAATCACAACGAATCTATTGTCGTTGTTGATTCCTCTGATGAAGTTTTCACCGATGATTCGGCAGATGATCCTCGAGCTAAAAAAACTGCAAACCAGAGTGATAAAGTGATAATCGAGGAGACAGATGATGAGAGGTGACTGATGATGTCTACGTATAATTTCGCActacttattttaaattattttgaattttaattttttatttacagtgaCTTTGAAAATAGCGAAGATGAAAGTTTCGTCAGTAGACCAAAATCTTTACAACCTGATCCGAAGCTTAAGCGAATCCCTCCAGACTCTGAAGATGATGAGTAAGTAATcagcattaattttttttgttgacatcAATGATGTCATCTTATTTTACTAATGACGTTCAATGCTacttaattttgttttgttgatTTCTAATAATCAATGACtttgcatttaattaatagCATAGAAGCAAAGAATGATAGTGATAATTCACACTCCAACTTCGAAGTGACATCAGATCATTCAGATGATGaaaattggattaaaaaacGTTCTGATCTAAATAGTCGAGCACTTGAAGACACACACGATGACAGGTAAggatttaattttagttttattaagtaattaatctTTAGTCATTGATCGAGactgaattataatttttgtgtgTACAGCATGCAGGAAAATGGAAGAGTTGATGAAAGTTTTCCCGGTGCACCAAAACCTTTTGAACTTCCTAAGAAACTCGGGCAAATCCCATCAGATTCTGAAGACGATGAGTAAGTAATcagtatcaatttttttggcgccaaaggtatcattaatttatttcatttatgagttaataataaacttataatttcgTTTTTTAATTACCAGTGACTTcgaagataaaaaagttgaGGACAGTTTTATCGGAGCGAATAAATTTCGCAATCGGAAACGAATCAATCGAATACTCTCAGATTCTGAGGAGGATCAGTAagtagtttttataaatttttttgtgtaatgacattcatattttattgCCTTACTTacaaaccaatttttttttttatatagcgGTGAAGATGATAAAGACTCGGGAAGAATGACTCCAAGCATCCATAAAGCAATTCGACGaagcatttttaatttaagtcgcGCTGAGTCGAATTCATCAGGTGAAGAAAGTGAGCCAGAAAGTCATACAGATTTACAAGAAGATGATAACTTACAGCTCAATAAAGCAGATGGATCCAATGGGTCAGTTGACTCCTTTAGTGAAGATGAAGAGTGCCTTAAAGTTAAAGgtcgtgataaaaaaaaattaaatgacaacAGCGATGTCAGGGAAGAAAACAGTAGACGTTCGGATTCAACTTTTGATGACAGCTTCGAAGAGCAAATTACAtacgatgaaaaaaatttgactaacaataataacgtCAGTAAAAAATGGAACCAAAGTTTAGATTCAAATGCTGATGTCAGTCACGGAGATCAAGCCGGAAATGATTTAAGCACCAGCTTTCGGCAGAACAAAGAAAACGTTTCTAGTGTAGAACTGTCGTATGAAAAGTCAAGTATTGAGACTAGTCTTCATGATAATTCTATCGACTCGACAATCGATCAAATTAATGACCAAAATCATGTAAAGCATAATGAATCTAAAATTGAAGTAAATGATAGTGTCCATCAAGAagagattattattattgattctGGTAAAAAAACTTGTCTAcaatttttaagaaacttttaaatcgtcgaatatatttaaaaatcgattttatttttttatttacagataAATCTGTTCCAACTACTGAGGATGAACAAGAAATGCCACCTAAAAAAACTCTACCCAAATTACTTGATAAAAGTCAACTGAAATATGAAATCGAACGCCTGACAAAAGAAATTGAAAGAAcaaaggtaatttttttgtataaatttttttttttttgttcgataaaaataaaaattaaaaatatttttcagcaATTTTTGCTACAAGGCAACATTGAGCTTCTTCCTGAcaagggaaaaaaattgaaaatgataatatttaaaaatcacgaAAGCATAGCAGAATACCAGCGACAGCTAGAACAAATCCAGGAAACTGAAGAAAATAACTCCAGCTCATCATCACTGCATCAGAGTCACTACCTATCGTctgataatgaaaattctatGAATGATTCCAACTACGTTCCTCATGACAGCCCTTCGCCACCTAAAAGAAACTCAGATAACACGACAAAGTTTAATCGCACAAAATTGTTGAAGCCTACAGCTGACACTAGCATCGAGCATTTAGGAAAGAAAGCTTTAGAAACATTTAGAAATGAGCAAGCACTGACAGTAGAGCGTCTGGAGCATCTCCACGGGTCTCTTATATCCCGACCTACAGAAAATGAACGTGCGGAAGACCCAAGAGGACTCGTGGTCCCTCTAATGCCTCATCAGCAGCATGCCTTGGCCTGGTTGCTGTGGCGTGAAACGCAGAAGCCACGTGGTGGTGTCCTCGCAGATGATATGGGGCTCGGTAAGACGCTTACAATGATTTCGTTGGTCATTAAAACTTTGGCAGAAGCTTCCAGTGACGATGAAGAAAATAACGGTAGCGAATGGATGGGCAGAGGCAGACGATCCGAGCACCCGGGAGGAACTCTTGTCGTTTGTCCGGCTTCACTAATCAATCAGTGGAAGGGCGAAGTTGACAAGCGTTGCAAGCGTGGAGTACTCACTGTTGAAGTGTATCATGGTACCAATCGTGAGAAAGCAGCTCGACG is a window encoding:
- the LOC130667563 gene encoding transcription termination factor 2-like isoform X1, which gives rise to MTELLFAVKFVDDTCQLSVRKWLGVELKITVMANHNESIVVVDSSDEVFTDDSADDPRAKKTANQSDKVIIEETDDESDFENSEDESFVSRPKSLQPDPKLKRIPPDSEDDDIEAKNDSDNSHSNFEVTSDHSDDENWIKKRSDLNSRALEDTHDDSMQENGRVDESFPGAPKPFELPKKLGQIPSDSEDDDDFEDKKVEDSFIGANKFRNRKRINRILSDSEEDHGEDDKDSGRMTPSIHKAIRRSIFNLSRAESNSSGEESEPESHTDLQEDDNLQLNKADGSNGSVDSFSEDEECLKVKGRDKKKLNDNSDVREENSRRSDSTFDDSFEEQITYDEKNLTNNNNVSKKWNQSLDSNADVSHGDQAGNDLSTSFRQNKENVSSVELSYEKSSIETSLHDNSIDSTIDQINDQNHVKHNESKIEVNDSVHQEEIIIIDSDKSVPTTEDEQEMPPKKTLPKLLDKSQLKYEIERLTKEIERTKQFLLQGNIELLPDKGKKLKMIIFKNHESIAEYQRQLEQIQETEENNSSSSSLHQSHYLSSDNENSMNDSNYVPHDSPSPPKRNSDNTTKFNRTKLLKPTADTSIEHLGKKALETFRNEQALTVERLEHLHGSLISRPTENERAEDPRGLVVPLMPHQQHALAWLLWRETQKPRGGVLADDMGLGKTLTMISLVIKTLAEASSDDEENNGSEWMGRGRRSEHPGGTLVVCPASLINQWKGEVDKRCKRGVLTVEVYHGTNREKAARRLARNDMVITTYNILSRECKTQGQIFQIRWKRVILDEAHTIRNHKSQACDAVCKLKAAKRWALTGTPIHNKETDIFAILKFLQCSPFDDIRVWKRWVENKSDAGVERLATVMKTMMLRRTKQELTMKGELESLPEKQIDVIKVSLDKEERLVYDKVMMHSKTIFAQFLHQRAEKQTLFQLGATDYRAPVNYHNTKFNKAQQQLLAHHADVKSHQILVLLLRLRQICCQPALIHEMLDQEEMEINGLEDKLNNDGLVSQMIRMNISISTSEHGDDEDEEEEVGVDQRVVENLLTSENPVFESKRQSSKLRVILGIVRGILDKNEKLIIVSQWTSYLNIIGDCLRTIPGATFEKFTGQVAVKNRQTIVDNFNSKKNPRILLLSLCAGGVGLNLVGGNHLLLVDIHWNPQLESQAQDRIYRFGQKKNVNIYKIICSDTIEERIQQLQEKKMSLADSVLGGTGKVASKLSLDDLKSLFNM
- the LOC130667563 gene encoding transcription termination factor 2-like isoform X2 — encoded protein: MANHNESIVVVDSSDEVFTDDSADDPRAKKTANQSDKVIIEETDDESDFENSEDESFVSRPKSLQPDPKLKRIPPDSEDDDIEAKNDSDNSHSNFEVTSDHSDDENWIKKRSDLNSRALEDTHDDSMQENGRVDESFPGAPKPFELPKKLGQIPSDSEDDDDFEDKKVEDSFIGANKFRNRKRINRILSDSEEDHGEDDKDSGRMTPSIHKAIRRSIFNLSRAESNSSGEESEPESHTDLQEDDNLQLNKADGSNGSVDSFSEDEECLKVKGRDKKKLNDNSDVREENSRRSDSTFDDSFEEQITYDEKNLTNNNNVSKKWNQSLDSNADVSHGDQAGNDLSTSFRQNKENVSSVELSYEKSSIETSLHDNSIDSTIDQINDQNHVKHNESKIEVNDSVHQEEIIIIDSDKSVPTTEDEQEMPPKKTLPKLLDKSQLKYEIERLTKEIERTKQFLLQGNIELLPDKGKKLKMIIFKNHESIAEYQRQLEQIQETEENNSSSSSLHQSHYLSSDNENSMNDSNYVPHDSPSPPKRNSDNTTKFNRTKLLKPTADTSIEHLGKKALETFRNEQALTVERLEHLHGSLISRPTENERAEDPRGLVVPLMPHQQHALAWLLWRETQKPRGGVLADDMGLGKTLTMISLVIKTLAEASSDDEENNGSEWMGRGRRSEHPGGTLVVCPASLINQWKGEVDKRCKRGVLTVEVYHGTNREKAARRLARNDMVITTYNILSRECKTQGQIFQIRWKRVILDEAHTIRNHKSQACDAVCKLKAAKRWALTGTPIHNKETDIFAILKFLQCSPFDDIRVWKRWVENKSDAGVERLATVMKTMMLRRTKQELTMKGELESLPEKQIDVIKVSLDKEERLVYDKVMMHSKTIFAQFLHQRAEKQTLFQLGATDYRAPVNYHNTKFNKAQQQLLAHHADVKSHQILVLLLRLRQICCQPALIHEMLDQEEMEINGLEDKLNNDGLVSQMIRMNISISTSEHGDDEDEEEEVGVDQRVVENLLTSENPVFESKRQSSKLRVILGIVRGILDKNEKLIIVSQWTSYLNIIGDCLRTIPGATFEKFTGQVAVKNRQTIVDNFNSKKNPRILLLSLCAGGVGLNLVGGNHLLLVDIHWNPQLESQAQDRIYRFGQKKNVNIYKIICSDTIEERIQQLQEKKMSLADSVLGGTGKVASKLSLDDLKSLFNM